A genomic window from Luteolibacter sp. LG18 includes:
- a CDS encoding sulfatase — translation MKILALAAALLPLAPFASTAADSPVKRPPNIVLIVIDDMGWKDIAANGSTYYKTPNVDRLASEGMRFRNGYAACAVCSPSRAAIMTGQSPARLHLTDWIPGEGAPKNSRFTVPQWDMTLEKSTPTLPQLLKKQGYTTAAIGKWHLGNDGPEAHGFDVNIAGGHIGHPASFFWPYGKEGNSHRVPMLAEAGGKEGEYLTDRLTDEAVKFIDGNRDKPFFLYLAHYAVHAPLMAKDDDTALFKGAKPDGQQDFPVYAGMVKAVDDSVGRILADLKKQGLEDNTIVVFTSDNGGVVHFRATDNAPLRGGKGFPYEGGLRVPFIVRAPGLTKPGSVNDTPVIGTDFLPTFAKLAGIEGKPAPVLDGVDISPALRGGKLERDTFLWHYPHYWWGGNISPYSVIHSGDWKLVRWNEYGSEELYNLAQDPSEKTDLAKANPEKLKEMSAKLDAELKAQDAQPPVPRKDAKAAPDPESNPAKAAKFIRG, via the coding sequence ATGAAAATCCTCGCGCTCGCCGCCGCCTTGCTCCCGCTGGCTCCCTTCGCCAGCACCGCTGCCGATTCTCCCGTGAAACGTCCGCCGAACATCGTGCTCATCGTGATCGATGACATGGGCTGGAAGGACATCGCGGCAAACGGCTCGACCTACTACAAGACCCCGAACGTGGACCGTCTGGCCAGCGAGGGCATGCGTTTCCGGAACGGCTACGCGGCCTGCGCGGTGTGCTCGCCCTCACGGGCGGCGATCATGACCGGTCAATCCCCGGCACGGCTGCATCTGACCGATTGGATTCCAGGAGAAGGCGCGCCGAAGAACTCGCGCTTCACGGTGCCGCAGTGGGACATGACGCTGGAGAAGAGCACGCCGACGCTGCCGCAACTTCTCAAGAAACAGGGCTACACCACGGCCGCTATCGGCAAGTGGCATCTGGGCAACGACGGACCCGAAGCGCACGGATTCGACGTCAACATTGCCGGCGGCCACATCGGGCATCCGGCATCCTTCTTCTGGCCTTACGGGAAGGAAGGCAATTCCCACCGCGTGCCGATGCTCGCCGAAGCGGGCGGCAAGGAAGGCGAGTATCTGACCGACCGGCTCACCGACGAGGCCGTGAAGTTCATCGACGGCAACAGGGACAAGCCCTTCTTCCTCTACCTCGCCCACTACGCGGTGCACGCGCCGCTGATGGCGAAGGACGACGACACGGCCTTGTTCAAGGGCGCGAAGCCGGACGGCCAGCAGGACTTCCCGGTGTACGCCGGGATGGTGAAGGCGGTGGACGATTCGGTGGGCCGCATTCTCGCCGATCTGAAGAAGCAAGGCTTGGAGGACAATACGATCGTGGTCTTCACCTCCGACAACGGCGGGGTGGTGCATTTCCGGGCGACCGACAACGCGCCGCTACGGGGCGGCAAGGGCTTCCCTTATGAGGGCGGCCTACGCGTTCCTTTCATCGTGCGGGCTCCGGGACTCACGAAACCCGGCAGCGTGAACGACACGCCGGTGATCGGCACCGACTTCCTGCCGACCTTCGCGAAGCTGGCGGGCATCGAGGGCAAACCCGCCCCGGTGTTGGACGGGGTGGACATCTCCCCCGCCCTGCGTGGCGGGAAGCTGGAACGCGACACCTTCCTCTGGCACTACCCGCACTACTGGTGGGGAGGCAACATCTCGCCCTACTCGGTAATCCACTCGGGAGATTGGAAGCTGGTGCGCTGGAATGAGTATGGCTCGGAAGAGCTCTACAATCTCGCCCAGGATCCATCGGAGAAAACCGATCTCGCGAAAGCGAATCCAGAGAAGCTCAAGGAGATGTCCGCCAAGCTGGATGCGGAGCTGAAGGCCCAGGACGCGCAGCCACCGGTGCCACGGAAGGACGCGAAGGCCGCCCCCGATCCGGAAAGCAATCCGGCGAAGGCGGCGAAGTTCATCCGGGGGTGA